From Sphingobacterium bambusae:
GCCAGTTTCACCAAGGGATGATTGGCAAATGTTTCCAGTAGCTGGAAGGATATTTTCTTCTTCTTAAGATGCGATAGCTCCTGCTGTACCTCCATCCACAGGTCGAGTAGGCCATAAAGTGGCGACTGAATCAAGGGATAGCCGGTCGTGATATTGGGCTTCACATCAGGGAGGCTCTGTAGCAAGGGAACCAGCAAACTCTCATCCGCCAGTAATATGGCGGCACTGCGATCCTCATCATGCTGCGCCTGTAGGATATCGTGAAGCAGCTTTGTTTGGCTGTTTTTTCCGGCGGCAGCATAGAGATGCACGGCGGAAGTTCGGTTGCCGATGATAGCGGTGGCATCTCCAAGCGCGTTAATCAGGCCGTAGCTCAGGATATTGCGCCGGATGAATAAACCTGCTTCCTGCTGCCCGTCGTCAAGGTAGTAGGTATCTGTATCAAAATAGAAAATAGCATCCTGTTCCTCCTGCCACTTTTTGAATAGGTGCACTTCGGCTCTATTGAGCGCATTGAAACCGACAAATAGGATCTTTTTGTAACGCGTTACAAAGCTTGCATCGGCTACGTTGCCCTCCACCAAGTTTCGGTATAGCGTAGGATAGTTAAGTTGTTTTTCCTGTTTGAGCTTCTCTTTAAATTGTCGGTACAGCACTGGCAGGCGCTTCCACAGCCGTAGAAAGCGTTGCTGCATGCCGCTATGGCCAGCGCTGCTAAACGATTGCCAAAACTGTCGGATAAACTGCTGTTGCTCCTCGGTAAAGTGCTGAAAGGCGATGTCGATCTGGGTGCTGTCATAGAGCTCCATAAAGATTTCGTCGATATTGACCAACTCGTAGTCCAATTGCCCGAAATCACTCAGGATAATTTCTGCAATCGGATAGAACTCCTCCAAGGTTTCCGCTGCAGCACCCTCCTGTAAAAGAAGTTGGTTATGCAGTTCAAATAGATAAAAGAACTGCGTCAATTGACTCGCTTCCGTCTCTTGGGTGGCCTGCCGCAAAAATTCTTGGATCGTAAAGAACTGTGGCGACCATATGGCTCGTCCATACACCGCTGACAAATGTTTTTTGAGGTAGGTAATGGGGCGTTTGTTGTTAAATACAATGGCCACATCGGCCAAATCATTGCCAAATCGTTTTTCGATATCTTCTGCAACTAGGCGCAGGAATGGAGCATGCATAGGTCGTTGTTCAATCGTGATAGGAGTCTGTTAATGTTCGTTGTATCGGGAATGGTATATAATTAATGTACTTCGACAAGTTCGTTTGTTTTCGCATAGTAGAGATAACCACGTACCTGTTGATAGCCTAGGTTGATCAACGCTTTTTTGTAATTGTCTACCTGCCACTGATGGTCAGCGTAATCTCCTTTGGTAAATTTAAAGTCCAATACGATGGTTTCCTCGGGACTGGTGAATACCTTGTCGGGACGAATCGTCTCGCCGCTTTCTAAAATAATACTGGCTTCATTCCACGTTTTATAGGCGCCGGTGAGCCATTGGTTTATTTGCGGATGATGCCAAATGCGATGGATCTCCTCCAGTAAAAACGGACGATCAGCCGCCGTAAGGATGCCCTCCTCGATGTAGCGGTCGATCATCGGGACGATCTCTTTTTCCTGCGATACCTCCGAAATGATTTCATGGGCTAAGATGCCATATTGCGCTGCTTTCTCCAACATCAAAATGCTGTTCACATTGCGTTTGGTAGATTTGTCAAAGGCCTTTTGTAGCTCATGCGATACCGGATAGTGCGTTAGCGCGATATATTGCTGATATGCCGAGGAATGTTCTGCAGATTCTTTTCGATCTTCGCTCGGCGAAGCGGCCTCAGCCACATCAGTATCGAGCAGAAGCTGATTTTCTTCCAAGTGGAAAGGAGCATCGGCCAGCTTTAAGGCCTGAAAGAGCAAATCGCTGATGTATTCGCTTTTAAAGTCTATGCTGATCTCACCGCTTTTTTTATCGACACTTTCCTTGAAGGAGGGGGCGAGGATATACAAGTGCTGTATGGCTCTTGTGGTAGCGACATAGAAGGTGTTCAGTGCATCCATATAGTTGAAGAGCATTTCTTCAAAGTACTGCTTATAGAAAATAGATTTTCCTACACTGCTATTATATTTAATAGGAATCTTGCCCAAGCTATGGAAAGCTGTCTCCGCGGTATCTATCCAAAAGTCGCCGTTTAGCTTGCCGTCCAAATCCCAAGAACAGAACGGGAGCATCACCACCTCATAGGCTAAACCTTTGGATTTATGGATGGTCGTTACCTCAATGGCCTCAACCTTTCCGTTGAAAGGTAAGGAGCCTGTTTGTCCGTCTTCTTCCCAGTATTGCAAGAATTGCGTGATGCCACGTTCCCCATTGGCCGAGAAATTGGATACCATATCTTTGAAGGCCAAGATATAGGGTAAATGTATGTTGCCCGCCTCATGCAGCCCAAATATTTCGATCAATTGTTCGATAAGATGCACCAGAGGCGAACGCTGCAGTGTTGCCCATTGTTCAATCAGAGCCGTCGGCAGCATGCTGCGCAACGTTTCGATATCATTTTGCTTGAAGACAAGCCAGTACGCCGAATCAAAGGCTTGCCCATTGTTGATGAGCTGATAGAGGTAGGCCATCTTTGCCCGATGGATGATATGTTTGTCCGAACTGTAAACAAAGGCTTTCAATGTTTCCAAGAGGAGCAGGATAGCATCGTTGGCCGCCAAGGAGAGCGCATCTCCAGAGATCACCTCGAAGCTGTATCCTGTTTGGTTTTTGTAGTCCATCAACCGTTGGATAACTTGTTTTGCCTGTACATTGCTACGCACTAAAATACCGATCTGTTTCGGCTGATAGCGCCCTGTCGTTAGCCAGTTGCCTATCTTTTCACAAAGCAGCTCCAATGCCGCATCGACAACTTGGTTTCGGCGCCAGCGTCCATCTTCAACCGCGAGATACTGTATTTCTATGCTTCCCTGCTTGTTAGGATCCTCCAAGCGATGCGCAGGGATTTCTTGTTCACTTTGGGCATAGGCTT
This genomic window contains:
- a CDS encoding UvrD-helicase domain-containing protein, giving the protein MAPLKILKASAGSGKTFSLTLHYITLLLSNENSYREILAVTFTNKATAEMKERILSVLQGLALGDQQRKINDFRQLLLQQSPQWNAQQLQEKAQRVYRKILHNYGHFTISTIDGFSQKVIRSFTYELNLDAAYKIEINTAKVKQDLSIMLNQLLDERPDLLNWIMDYADKKIANNENWNYRQQLLSLAGLIFTENFQEFDAHLSVANPHKLFTLLNTDIQEKIDLFLDSLSSSIATFAQIFAGFQLSADELKGKSRNKLLSASKTNAKIHKESASSLQKIFEKYLELPSNDDAFTMADKSLREDIRQALAPVLKQMEELHRLFPSFIAYQAVQNNLYYLRLLKEMSDLLRQWRKDNAAQLISDSQILLNRLGLDAHNDPTFIWEKIGNRYRYFLFDEFQDTSRIQWRNYSPLLINALGNAQQKISEHLVVGDVKQSIYRWRNGDWRILLQQVEQQVATAFHLAPEQQSQFIENGSLAINYRSYPRIIRLNNHLFSSLPSLLQEVLNQKVTESLSGDAAAQTWWETSGNSAMLLKAYAQSEQEIPAHRLEDPNKQGSIEIQYLAVEDGRWRRNQVVDAALELLCEKIGNWLTTGRYQPKQIGILVRSNVQAKQVIQRLMDYKNQTGYSFEVISGDALSLAANDAILLLLETLKAFVYSSDKHIIHRAKMAYLYQLINNGQAFDSAYWLVFKQNDIETLRSMLPTALIEQWATLQRSPLVHLIEQLIEIFGLHEAGNIHLPYILAFKDMVSNFSANGERGITQFLQYWEEDGQTGSLPFNGKVEAIEVTTIHKSKGLAYEVVMLPFCSWDLDGKLNGDFWIDTAETAFHSLGKIPIKYNSSVGKSIFYKQYFEEMLFNYMDALNTFYVATTRAIQHLYILAPSFKESVDKKSGEISIDFKSEYISDLLFQALKLADAPFHLEENQLLLDTDVAEAASPSEDRKESAEHSSAYQQYIALTHYPVSHELQKAFDKSTKRNVNSILMLEKAAQYGILAHEIISEVSQEKEIVPMIDRYIEEGILTAADRPFLLEEIHRIWHHPQINQWLTGAYKTWNEASIILESGETIRPDKVFTSPEETIVLDFKFTKGDYADHQWQVDNYKKALINLGYQQVRGYLYYAKTNELVEVH